The following nucleotide sequence is from Hylaeus volcanicus isolate JK05 chromosome 3, UHH_iyHylVolc1.0_haploid, whole genome shotgun sequence.
ttaatactcttaataataaatacaaaatatttactgtttaaaacttggaatattaaatcatttctCTGCATAACAAGTAACAAtgaaattagtaaatatattttttaattaatatttgtatagttatacaaatttcaatcacAGTTTAGGCAGGACCAGGTAATTCAAAATGATTTATCATAAAATAAGTACCTTTAATATTACACATAAATCTTTGTACAAGGTTTAACCATGTTTCTGGCAAAGTTTGTCGTTAAAAGCTGCAGAGTCGTTCGTTTGAccataattcaatttttcctatCTAAAATAAGCCAAAATTCATGCATACACAGGTGTAACGCAGTCAAATGCCGCCACAGTGTTCTTTTTCTCCAACAACGTTTCTCCTACCTAACACAGTCCCGTCAGTCATGGGCTCAGTATCGCCTGGTTGAGCGGAATAAATGAGTCTGGAGTCCGTTCACGTCGCGGTTAACACCACTGACAATCAGAATTTTTACCTGGTTTCCATAGTGTGCGGTCAACGATTTTTGAATCTGAATAAGCTATCATACTTTCGTCCAGAAAAAGAACCGCGGTGCACGCATTTCTATTTCCACGGGAATCGCGGTCAgctttacattttgtttaacaaaGCATGGTCGTTGGAATGTATGTGTAATTTTTTCGATAATCGATCGATCTTATCCCGCACGCATAGCATTAAAGCGAAACCGTGCATCGGTACTTGCATTCGTAGTTTCAGAGGAAGAagtgtatttttgaaattcagtCCATAAGTCCATAGTCCGTTAACTTTATTTCTTACTGAAAAATAAGgcttgttaaataaatttcttggcCAGTAAGAAAATCCACTGTTATGCTGTGTGCATAGCCTCAATCAAGTATCGTTTAtgtggaaaattaaataaaataacaagttAATAGGtgagttttattatattgttttgaattttatatttatagagaaTTGATAGAGTGTTGGATAAATCCATCTGATATCCAACAAGGAAaataatatgtgaaatataGAATTCgttaaatctaaattatacaaaaaatatttctgtatttccaATaagtgaatttaaatatctgagCTCTTAAGGAAGTAATCTTGCTCAAATTTGTACACATTTAATAGTTTCCACTCAGGAACTcaattacaatgaaaaaagttCTCCAGAAGGCTCAAAGctgaaataaagaagaatattgCGCGAGAAGCAAACATCGTTCAAAAAGcgaggaaaatggaaaaattgaataatcgGCAACTGACCTTGCGTATCCTTCGTGAGGACCACGATGAAGTGTGTACGTAAATTCACGGAACTTCGGGTTCTCGCTATAGCACTCCGTCACGCCTTCTCAAGTTCTTAGCTTCATCTTCTAGTTCTTCCAAGTTCTGCGATCGCTATAGAGCAATCACGTGATTCAACGATCCACGAATAATACCATCGCGTGAAACTCATCCGAAGAAGAACAACGTGCTATCCATCGGAACAAAGAGAGTTCTCTAAACATCTAACAAACCCGAGGTTCCTTAAACGAATGTCACTTGAATCGAGTACTATCGAACCGATTGTAGCACACTTCCGTTAAGTTCATCCCTTCAACTTTCCCCCATACATCGTACCCCTCTTCTCCAACGTGTCAAGAACCTGCTAACTAGAGAAGTTCTGAATACCGCGGAACTTTGGATCACTAGCGTCGATCAACGACGACACGTATATACACCTAGATCCTCTTACGGTAGCCTCATCTTCCCAGAGACTTGCCCATTTCGCTTCTAATCGCTAACCTCGTCACCTTCGTCGACGATTGTCGAATCCACCGATCACCTAATTAAGGACGTCGATCATGAAGCTGACCGTTCACCGATCGTGTCCTTGAGGCCCTCGCATGAAGCCAGGAGGACGTGAGCTCGATAGTCCCTGTCAATCGCTAAGTGTTCCCCACtgtcttttcttttcactcGCGCACCACATAACTCGAGCAAGTGTCAAGCCGAGGATAGCATCATCAAAATAAAAGGTTCGTGGCCGAGGAATTTTGTCCCTCGGTATCTAAAAAGACATATCGATCTTGTTCGTGAGAAGGACACGGGCGGAAGCGCGCGACTTCCGGTTCCGTCGCGTTCAAAAATCCGTCCCGGATGCGGTTCGACGGCGAGTCGGCCGACGGACACGCGGCGAGAATTCAAGTGAGCGCCgtgagcgtcgcgacgctgtAGAGCGTCGCCAACCTCGTTTCAGGAGACGCTTGCGCAGCGGTGTTCGGTGCCCTTCGACGTCCGCGTAAGGGGGATGAATCGTTTCTCCGTGGCGTTGTTATCAATTCACCTAGTTTTCTCCATAATCGCCCAGGAACCAGCGACGTCGGTTAGGTGTATCAATTAACAATGAGTCACTCGATTGTGACAACGATACGTGAACGATTCTTAGTGATTCCTGACGACGGTAATCTCGCGATTGTATGGATGACGGCTGATTGTTCCCCGCCAACCTCGAAGAATTCGCGTCACTTCTTCTTCCGTCGCGATTCTTCTTGGGATACgcgatataattaaattctttgcGGTGGTACCTGAACGCAATgttatttctcttttaatgAAATCGGGAAGGAGAGATTTGTTTAGGAATGTCATTTAGATCGGTAGACGACGACGGTTTGATAGGGTGGAACCGAGAAATCAAAACTATGTAATTGGCTTCTAATAGTATTTGTAAGGAAGTTTGCTTGTAGTATATCAGATTAGGCGTACAAAAAATAAGTTCTGTCAAAAAAATTGAGGTGATGTGTGAACcttgtaattgttattttttttgtttttccagaaattgtatttataatatctatAACACATAGTGTTTAATAATACTATGTGTTACGTTATGTTGTATCACCTATTAAATTGTtatcttatttaattttcaacataAATGATGTTCGGTTGAGATTATGCATACAccataacaattaaatttcttactggactaaacattaatattatagaattctcttttaaattataattatattcccttcataataaagtatttttagaatacaacacacaaaaaacaaacattaattttgaacAGACGATAATTTGAAACCGAATAGATCAACATGTGTACACCTCCTACCATAACAAAGTATTTACTTTGTATTGCATTAGAAgatatatttgattaataatttatttaatatcccaaaatattattaaatgttacttctaaagtaaattaaaCTGATAACTATTTTATGAATTCCAAGttatatttgcattttttacCAACCACCATATTGTAATACctgatatttcaaaacttaACGTTACATGTAcccaaaattaaaaatgaatattcgaTTATAGTAGACAAAGGGTCCGGCATAATTCGATCTTCGTTATCTGCTCGTGGATGTTTTGAAAGTGTTGGCGGAACAGCCGGGCTACGGTTTGCACGAATTCGCGTTTCGACTTATAATGGAGTCCGACTAATTGTACGAGTTTACATCATCGTGCGGCTTGATCGTGTCGATCAGCGAACAGCTTTCGGAGATACACGACATGCTGGAAACTGTGCAACACCAGTAGGTCAGCGCATGCAAAGCTCTATCGGTGATCCCAATCTTCTGCTTTGACGAGGATGTGTGATCAAGTACAGTCCAAAATTAACACCGTGCCACAGGATATAACGGCGAGCCAACGTAGCGTCACGAACAACGCGGTTGATTTGCCCCTTTGCTTTGTGTTCTCCTAAAGAATTCTCCCTTAAATTCTACcgaaacgatatttaaaatgaattgtttCAATAGCTTGTAAGAAACCAATATGATATTTCAATTCTCGTACTTTCCTTTTTCGGACCATTTTAAAAGTAAGAAACTCGATATCTAAACATGGAGGAATACTTAACGTATTAAAAAGTTACGTTGAACTAGAAAAACGTGATGGAATGCTGTGATATCTTCTTTTACACGCGTAGCGTCGGAGTTATTGCTGGCAATGTACGTATCATACTCATCTCTGCATGGCTGGGAATAACGTCATATTTCtccgttataaataaatacagacactttttaaaaattgcattttaaagCTCGTGCGTGATTTTCTCGTAaccatatcatttattttcattcaaaatgaaTGGACGTGcgttcttgaaatatttataaacgcaTGTCCAATGCCCCATAACCGCATTCCACCACGTTCCctgcaaaataaaaaggtaTCCTCTTGAccaaaaactaaaaaaaaaaaaaactccaaCCAGGGGATAATCACTTAAGgtgttagtcgcagtcaggaagaggaaaaacgacatttctttatgatttttttttttagttattgaataataatttgcataagtaacaattaagtgtattataaagcatgttttaaagaactaaaaaacctttttgttttaagaaacgtttaatttatatcgtcataacagccgatgacgtagacgatgatttaaaaacataggtttgcggtgagcaagatttttctacactggtttacctgaaaacaaaaacaaaggtagatttcgaaaatagattagtctagcgggtcctgaacgaaggattttggacaaaattaatttaaaacaagatggcgtacatttgaagttgattttcaaatttttcactcaaattaagcgattcaatacagaataaaaaaaaaagtgtacaagaaaataaaaaatccctccatcagggacccgttagtctaatatattttctaaatctacctttagttttgttttgaggtgcaccagtttgaagaaatcttgctcactgCAAACTAAGTGGTCACTCACggcatcgcctgttatgacgaaatgaattaacctttttttaaaacaaaaattcttttatagttctttaagacatactttataatatatttacatttcattcagaaaaattattatttaataccttaaaaaaaaaacacacaagaaactgtccgtttccattttcctgactgcgactaatcccttaattaagaatttccacataagtaacaattaccTTATTTTTCTCTCGATAAATCGTAACTAAAAAATCCTCGACAACAGCTTCACTCCTTCTAGAGCCAGCGCGGAACGCCTCGAGCGATACGGTTAAAAAACGATCCACTTCTCGAGCATACTGAAAACTTGGCGCGGCAGCGCGAAGGGATCTAGCCCCCCGTTTGAATAAAGGTAATATCAGCGAGCAGGTATTCGGTAATGTTTAAAAGTAGTAGGTGGTTCAAAACCTGCAGGTAAAAAGGGGTCTTCACAACGACGTCGCGACGGCAGCTAGAATGTATAGGCTGAAGTGTCGAGGATGGTCAATGACGGGTACGGTGACGTGAAAAGAGAAAGGAGAATGAAAGAGGAAATGGCGGGAGGCCTTCATCATCCTCCGCTAATATTTACACGCGCATGTACAAAGGCCACTCTGGTCACCAAAAGAACGATCTCGTTTGTACTCTCTGATAAAGATGTAGGAAACTACGGAAGTCGCCACAACGACCGCGGTTCACCCCGCTCGAGGGGCCAGACTAGCATTTTCaaatcaaaaaatcgattttcttttcactGTCTCAACTCTGAAAGACAGAAGGGTATCGTAATCGAGACAAATTTCGACAAAACTTccttaaggtcgattcagactatacgacacgtaccggcaccgacacgacaaaacattaaaacacccgttttaatggaactattcacacttaacagacaccgacctgaacgttccgtcaacgggaatggtgtgaatagttccattaaaacgcgtgttttaatgttttgtcgtgtcggtgccggtacgtgtcgttgccggaacgtgacagtccgtgtcgtatagtctgaatcgacctttacacGGTTCATAGATCATTCTAAATGGTTGATATCGTGAATGAGATTCTCGATTTCTCTATATTTTGGTACATATTGATTCGGATCactaagaattaatttctggtaataggtaaattaattattaacagcGGTTActgtttaaacaataattgtgaatattattttgctgaaatattaatgtttccgTTAATCTATTACTGCGACTCTCCTGAAAAactaaatgaaacatttgaaacactctgcatgtattattatttattaacgtaacaaaatggaGGGTAAATATGTTCATTTAAACTACTGTTATAAATAGATTGCGGATCTTCATGTAAAATagaatctttgcaaacgtgcatgtacaaaaattgaacctaaatagaaatttattttactctgcaaatattataatatgaaatttactttcaatatttttttatattattgcatactgtgtacattttgtagtttctatcacgttcacatttttaataaatgcatacaaaaaTCTGTAGTctagttataaatgattgaatatgaagacacccccccccctccccctcccccagTTATTctatcatatttatattcatcatTAAGTGTTATTTCTTATAactctgtttcatttttttatatttctatcgattgcATATTTAAATACGAACTTTTCGAACTTTAAAATACTGAATTATATAGACGTCTAGCGGTGAACAGGTATAactaattttgaaaactattaCTAGCGCCCTCGGCGacaaaacgctcaagtttgtagtgaaaacaCAGTCGAATTACCGACTATGCACTATATTTGCATATGATTTACATTCTGAATTTTAAACAGCATgatgtaagaaaaatatgttaccTATAACCTGTATTCCTTCATCTATATGagttaattaatcaaacaatTGTAAATCATAATATGTGctacgaattatttttaaaaattttttgtataaaattgttccATTTCTTATATACAAGTtcgaaatgcaattaaaaattgttgatagtGCATaagtttttcttaattaattaattggagTTACGTCGAAATGTGTATAGTGCACAAACACTTATATAATTTATCCAATTCCGCACTTGTAGTACTACTATAAagtttattcttaattttaaagaaatacaatgaAGTATGAttgaacaatttaaacaaCAACTCAACCTTTtaaggaaatataaaaatcgaataatCAATTCCGTCTGTCGAGCTCTGTTTAAGCATCCGATGGTTATTTACATCAATTACAATAGCCCCTAACCATATGCAGCTCCtgtgatttaaaatttttttaaatctatagGAATtgtgattaaaaaatgttgctaTTAGCATAATGTTGTTTCTTGTCAAAGTATTCTTCTAGTGCTGCATTTAATTATAGACCAATacgtgaaatatatatatagatagtATTTTCACGTTTCTATTTACCAACTCCCATGCGTCAAACTTACGGTATATTCTTAGGCAGGAGCACAGAGAACCAATGAAATTCTTTCGCAAAGATCATAGTTATATTACTAGagtctcttttttttcgttggATCGACTAAAATCGAGTTTATTATATTCTgcttaatttttggaaatactAATAATCTCACAGTTTCACAAAACGCTACACCTCCAGTATTATGACATTTAACAAcacaaaaataagtttgaaataaTCATACCTATGCCTATTTACATATCTAATAAATTGACTAAATGCTCGACCTATATTCACAATATTACAGGTGCAAATATTCTTATCACATTATGAAATACATTCGCATTATAAACTACGATAGAATTGATACCTAAGGAACAAATTCGTACAATAAACTAAAAGCATTCATCAgtattatgtatgtaaaattaaaattacatcatatttagtttttattaaaatgtgtattatttattcgaaaaatataattgatattaataaatatatcaattatattaactaaacATTGACGTTTTAACAgttaattttcgtaatttcaaAAGTTGAACCCCCTTATCGTAAGACAGTGCAAACCAACCCTTAAATTATCTTAACGCACGTGTGTTCTCACATGTATAACCTAGATCTGTTTTACACTTAAATTAgactatttaaaatagaattgtgTGACTTAAGGAGAAAATCATCATTTATCTAGTTATTTAAATCATTCAGGtatcgtaataaattataattacattgaaataaagtctatttcatgttttaaaatagtacTGAGGCATTCTCATTTTTAGATGGTATTCTACATTCAGGAAGGAATGCAAACGATTGATATACATAGATAATACTTGCACGtctgaattttctattatacgTTAATTTATATCCTTATTTTCTTGTACCAAAAAGCAATCAGTATTACAATTCATCTTCAATAATTTGTCTTCCTTAAAGGTATGtaagatttctttataaaactAACAATATCAAGTATTGTAAATGAGAAaccattttttatatcaacaaTTGGTAAATCCTTCtaagtaaaattattcatacattttatttcctaaaaattGTTGGCAATTTAGTATAATAGTATTCTTTGTCATTCTTGCATCATCTATTATAATCAGTACAATAATTTCtatgttcattttatttgaaccaGATGGTTTCCCAAATATTTGATGAATCTCCTAAAGAAATGCAGTTAATAAATTCGGATAATGAGGAAATGAGTCAGAAAGAAGTTCGTGGCGATGGGAaagtacaaatgaaaaaacaacTTGGTCTTTTAGAAGGtgttgcaattattttagGAATTATATGTGGTTCAGGTAAACTTTTTctgatcatttttaattttagaatttatgaGGTACATATGCCATTTAATTAtagatttgtaaaatatatttcctcaagaataattaattaatagattaaTTGTCAGTGAGATGATTTTTACATGCATAAATGATGCTATACTTTAACTGTATGcctaaaataatgaaactatCTATTATGCTTGtttaggtatttttatttctccaaaAGGTGTAATTAAAGAAGTAGGAAGTGTTGGGGTATCTTTAATTGTGTGGGTATTATGTGGTCTACTTTCTATGATTGGTGCATTATGCTATGCTGAATTGGGAACTTCTATACCTCGTAGTGGTGGAGATTATGCTTATATTTATGAAGCTTTTGGAGGATTACCTGCCTTTTTATACTTATGGGCTGCTAACTTAATATTTGTGTAAGTTACTTCtcaatgaataaatgaatgttGTTTGCAGTAAGCAgagaataattacaataatattatgcCCTTTGCAGACCAACTACAAATGCTATTATGGGATtaacatttgcagaatatGTTTTACAGCCATTCTTTCCAAACTGTATTATTCCAGATGATGGTATACGATTAATAGCAGCAGTTACTATTTGTAAgacatttttcatatatataaaattatatggaTTCTCTATTCGTAATATTAGATCAAGGATAATTATGGCTATGACTTTTGAATAGGTTTACTTACATTTGCAAACTGTTATGATGTCAAAGAAACAtcaaaaatgcaaaatgtatTCATGTTTGCTAAAGTTGGTGcattagtaattataattattgcggGAATGGTTTGGCTACTACTAGGTaagtataatttgtataactaGTAGCTAAATCATTACTcattaattatgtatgtattgaTTTGGTATAGGTCAtacagaaaattttgaaaattcttttgaaaatacaattactGATCCTGGTAAAATTGCTGTGGCCTTCTATTCTGGTATATTTTCATACTCTggatggaattatttaaattttatgacAGAAGAATTGAAAGACCCTTATgtgtatgtaatataaattcgtatgaaattatgacatccttttattttttaatattaaataaatgatttaatgtTATAGAAATTTGCCACGGGCTATTTATATATCACTGCCTCTAGTTACTTTCGTCTATGTACTGGCAAATGTAGCTTACTTATCAGTTTTAACTCCAACTGCTATGATCGCTTCTCGTGCGATAGCTGTGGTGAGTACTActgtctttattttttatgtgtGTATAAGTATTTAATGacagtaataatat
It contains:
- the LOC128874048 gene encoding Y+L amino acid transporter 2, encoding MVSQIFDESPKEMQLINSDNEEMSQKEVRGDGKVQMKKQLGLLEGVAIILGIICGSGIFISPKGVIKEVGSVGVSLIVWVLCGLLSMIGALCYAELGTSIPRSGGDYAYIYEAFGGLPAFLYLWAANLIFVPTTNAIMGLTFAEYVLQPFFPNCIIPDDGIRLIAAVTICLLTFANCYDVKETSKMQNVFMFAKVGALVIIIIAGMVWLLLGHTENFENSFENTITDPGKIAVAFYSGIFSYSGWNYLNFMTEELKDPYVNLPRAIYISLPLVTFVYVLANVAYLSVLTPTAMIASRAIAVNFGAEVLGMVAWIIPVMVAISAFGGLSVHIMTSSRMCFVGARNGHFPSMLSHINISRFTPTPALVFLCILSLIMLCTSDILVLITYCSIVESFFIMLSVAGILWLRYKQPNMNRPIKMPLWIPVTFVAICAFLVFVPCYERPYEVGIGALITLSGIPAYFIGIKWKNKPMWFQQINLEITHAIQKLFMSATEEQDF